Below is a genomic region from Bacillaceae bacterium S4-13-56.
TTCCCCTTCTCCTCATATAATAAGATCCAAGGGTTCATTTTTTGGGGGTTGTTTAAAAATTTCCATGTCCACAGCTCCGCAGACCTGTCCTTTTTAAACACTTTTTTGAAAAGCTCTTGGATTTGTTGTTCGTCGCCTGATTGATATTTCCGAATCGTCACGCTTCTTCCACCTCTATGTATGAGCCATTCGGTTGGTCGAGGCTCTTTATAATACACTTGGCTCCACACCAAGTTTTTTTCATGGATTTCTGAGATTATTTTTTTAAGGACGTTTCAAACATTTGCTTTTTAAGAGCTAAGTTTTGATAGATTGCCCAAAGCAATGTGTCTGTTCTGTTGACCTGTTTAAATAACTTTGGATAGCGGCCATTGTGCTTTTCCAATTTTTCATGATGATAAATCAATTCATCTACTGACAACTCAAGAAAGCCTTCTACTGCTGTGACATTTTCTTGAACCATATTGGATTTCACTTTATTTAAGAAAATAAATCCATCAAAGGCGATGGCTTGTGATTCGAACTGTTCGATGGCCTGTTCTTTTTGTTCGATGGTGCTGCTAATATCGATCACACAATTCATGTATTGCGGAGGAATTGCACAATTAATTTCATAGAGTCTAATGATGTAATTGTTTGGACTAAGTTGCTTTAGCGTATCCGAAAGTAATTTTGCCGTGTTTGTATGGTCCGGATGGGCATCTACAAACAGGGTGCTATAAATCATATCTGGGTTTATTTCTTCAATAAGAGCTTTCAAGCGTACCTGTGCTTCAGGTGTACTCTCCACATTCCCATCTGGAAGGCCCATATAATGGATGTCCTTCAACCCAAGGATGTTTTTTACTTGATTGACTTCATGGATGCGTGCTTTCACAAGCTCTTCCTTGCTCAGGTCACTTACACTG
It encodes:
- a CDS encoding PIG-L family deacetylase; this translates as MSIKETFIKLMRPINIPLTKFVLTKHYRDLKTLSDNKGAKRVLVLAPHMDDETIGPGGTIRRHVNEGAEVYCVFITDGSNSVSDLSKEELVKARIHEVNQVKNILGLKDIHYMGLPDGNVESTPEAQVRLKALIEEINPDMIYSTLFVDAHPDHTNTAKLLSDTLKQLSPNNYIIRLYEINCAIPPQYMNCVIDISSTIEQKEQAIEQFESQAIAFDGFIFLNKVKSNMVQENVTAVEGFLELSVDELIYHHEKLEKHNGRYPKLFKQVNRTDTLLWAIYQNLALKKQMFETSLKK